A genomic segment from Leptospira fainei serovar Hurstbridge str. BUT 6 encodes:
- a CDS encoding RNA polymerase sigma factor: protein MSEFARQLLERVHKQEYGQILATLIGWLGDFELAEEALQDAFLAAVEHWERLGVPNKPGAWLTTTARRKAVDRIRRNRSYSIDPLSLEIMDSVQTLEVENVSDDSEIPDERLKLIFTCCHPALPIEHQIALTLHTLGGLTTAEIASAFLVPIATMAQRLVRAKRKIKDARIPYYVPPIHLLAERVDSVLAVLYLIFTEGYAATSGDSLIRQELCDEAIRLCRIIELLIRRKKVRTDVPDQQYAEVLGLLSLMLLTYSRRRARVGEDGELIVLSDQKRSLWEKAEIQEGLVLLDTALHLKHIGPYQLQAAINSIHASSPDAGSTNWRRISELYRQLLLFNDTAIVRLNCAVSISMAGDPAEGLLLLESLNEELDSFAPYHLARADMLTRMNDKKKAKEEYRLALNLTQNQVEREFIGRKIAEFSDLE from the coding sequence ATGAGCGAATTCGCAAGGCAACTTTTAGAGCGGGTCCACAAGCAAGAGTATGGTCAAATTCTCGCGACTCTTATCGGATGGTTGGGGGATTTCGAGTTAGCGGAAGAAGCCCTCCAAGATGCATTTCTCGCAGCGGTCGAACATTGGGAGAGACTGGGAGTTCCTAATAAACCGGGGGCTTGGTTAACTACTACTGCTCGTCGAAAAGCGGTGGATCGCATTCGAAGAAATCGTTCCTATTCGATAGATCCTCTTTCGCTCGAAATTATGGATTCCGTTCAAACCCTCGAGGTCGAAAACGTATCGGACGATTCAGAGATTCCCGATGAACGCTTAAAACTGATCTTTACCTGCTGCCACCCGGCCTTGCCGATAGAACATCAAATCGCACTGACACTTCATACGCTCGGTGGACTTACTACTGCGGAAATCGCTTCCGCCTTTCTTGTCCCGATAGCGACTATGGCACAGAGGCTGGTACGCGCTAAACGAAAGATAAAAGATGCGCGCATTCCTTATTATGTACCTCCGATTCATTTGCTCGCGGAAAGAGTAGATTCGGTTTTGGCGGTACTTTATCTTATTTTTACGGAAGGTTACGCTGCGACCTCAGGCGATTCGCTCATCCGGCAGGAGTTATGCGATGAGGCGATCAGGCTATGCAGAATTATCGAACTTTTGATTCGCAGAAAAAAAGTCCGGACCGATGTTCCGGACCAACAATACGCCGAAGTTCTCGGATTATTGTCGTTGATGCTTCTGACTTATTCGAGACGAAGAGCCAGAGTGGGAGAGGACGGAGAATTGATCGTACTTAGCGATCAAAAACGTTCTCTTTGGGAAAAAGCGGAAATCCAGGAAGGATTGGTCTTATTAGATACTGCCTTGCATTTAAAACATATCGGACCTTATCAACTTCAAGCCGCAATCAATTCTATCCATGCAAGTTCCCCCGATGCAGGATCGACAAATTGGAGGCGAATTTCCGAACTGTATAGACAACTTCTTCTCTTTAACGATACTGCAATCGTACGGCTGAATTGCGCGGTCTCGATATCGATGGCAGGCGACCCCGCCGAAGGTCTTCTTTTATTAGAATCGTTAAACGAAGAGTTAGACTCATTTGCTCCGTATCACCTAGCTCGCGCGGACATGCTTACTCGTATGAATGACAAAAAGAAAGCGAAAGAGGAATATCGTTTGGCATTGAACCTGACCCAAAACCAAGTGGAACGGGAATTTATAGGCCGGAAAATCGCGGAATTCTCCGACCTAGAGTAA
- a CDS encoding AraC family transcriptional regulator: MDFVQKALWFVESHKRDTISLEEIADVCGVSPFHLTRTFATAMGVSLMRYVRARRLSEAARQLALGNKDILYLALDVGYGSHEAFTRAFRDQFALTPEQIRAQGHLNNITLTEPITMNAVPISNMDPPRFETLKPRVFVGLVERYDCESPGGIPDQWQRFSPYIGNIPGQVGDTAYGINFNFDKDGNFEHMSGVEVNELSSIPKGLNTLRIPAQRYAVFSHKDHIAGIRASFVAIWNKLLPESGVKAVEGPNFECYGREFNPKTGLGGLEIWIPIEG, translated from the coding sequence ATGGATTTTGTCCAAAAGGCGCTTTGGTTTGTCGAAAGCCATAAACGGGATACTATTTCTCTCGAAGAGATAGCCGATGTGTGCGGAGTCTCTCCATTTCACCTAACCCGCACTTTCGCGACAGCCATGGGAGTCTCGTTAATGCGATATGTTCGGGCTCGCCGATTAAGCGAGGCAGCGAGACAACTTGCGCTAGGAAATAAGGATATCCTCTATCTAGCGCTCGATGTCGGTTACGGTTCACACGAGGCTTTTACTCGTGCCTTCCGCGATCAGTTCGCTCTGACACCGGAGCAGATTCGAGCTCAAGGCCACCTGAACAATATTACTTTAACGGAGCCTATAACAATGAATGCCGTCCCAATTTCAAACATGGACCCGCCTAGATTCGAGACCCTGAAACCAAGAGTTTTCGTCGGTCTCGTAGAACGTTATGATTGTGAATCGCCTGGAGGAATCCCCGACCAATGGCAACGTTTTTCCCCTTATATAGGAAACATTCCTGGTCAGGTAGGAGATACCGCATACGGTATTAATTTCAACTTCGATAAGGACGGAAACTTCGAGCATATGAGCGGAGTCGAAGTTAACGAACTTTCTAGTATTCCGAAAGGATTGAATACTCTTCGTATACCTGCACAACGATACGCGGTTTTTTCCCACAAGGATCATATCGCCGGAATACGGGCAAGTTTTGTCGCGATCTGGAATAAATTACTTCCTGAGTCGGGAGTAAAAGCGGTCGAAGGCCCGAACTTCGAGTGCTATGGCCGCGAATTTAATCCGAAAACCGGCTTAGGCGGTCTTGAGATTTGGATTCCGATCGAGGGTTAA